One Oryza brachyantha chromosome 3, ObraRS2, whole genome shotgun sequence DNA segment encodes these proteins:
- the LOC102714997 gene encoding uncharacterized protein LOC102714997 — protein sequence MEVEAPEKKGHGAFAKAIKSFGSSERHKRSKSDLEDMCAKDALYASDKTCIQPKPDAVKVKVKSDINTEVQPGRGAQSFLRKEILQLEKHLKDQQVMRGALEKALGPNAAPPVNVSNENPMPKATKELIREIATLELEVKNMEQYLLTLYRKAFEQQVPTFSPPDHRGAPKPPPPPAPARAAISLPVQLQKSPSVKASRKNNRPDAILRSSYPPPSSRTLNDPVTDCSTSGCSGRLGDSDALRCQSALSYRGICSSRISPSEDSLARALRSCHSQPFSFLEEGESTAAGVISLAEYLGTNVADHIPETPNNLSEEMVRCMAGVFCKLADPPLVHHGSSSSPTSSFSSTSAISPQYLGDIWSPNYKRESTLDSRLINPFHVEGLKEFSGPYNTMVEVPLICRDSRRLKEVEDLLQTYKLILYRLETVDLRRMTNEEKIAFWVNIHNALLMHAYLKYGVPQNNLKKTSLLVKASCKIAGRSINVAVIQSMVLGCNTHCPGQWLRTLLHPRIKSKVGKVGHVWQAFAVAQSEPLLRFALCSGSHSDPAVRVYTPKRLFHQLEAAKEEFIRATVGIWKEQKILLPKLVEAYAKDVKLSSQGLVDMVQRYLPETLRLAMQKCQQSRSSRIIEWVPHNLNFRYLLSRDLAFPHLN from the exons ATGGAGGTGGAGGCACCGGAGAAGAAGGGACACGGAGCCTTTGCGAAGGCAATTAAGTCTTTCGGTTCTTCAGAGCGGCACAAGCGTTCCAAGAG TGATCTTGAGGATATGTGCGCTAAAGATGCGCTGTACGCTTCAGATAAAACATGCATTCAGCCTAAGCCA GATGCTGTCAAAGTTAAGGTAAAAAGTGATATCAACACTGAAGTGCAACCTGGGAGAGGAGCACAGAGCTTCTTGAGAAAAGAG ATTCTACAGCTAGAAAAGCACCTCAAGGATCAGCAGGTCATGCGTGGCGCCCTGGAGAAAGCTCTGGGGCCAAACGCTGCTCCTCCAGTCAACGTATCAAACGAGAATCCAATGCCAAAG GCTACCAAAGAACTGATCAGGGAGATTGCCACACTAGAGCTTGAGGTCAAGAACATGGAGCAGTATCTCCTTACCCTGTACAGGAAGGCGTTTGAGCAGCAAGTGCCCACGTTCTCTCCTCCAGACCACCGGGGAGCTCCaaagccgccaccgccgccagcacCGGCGAGGGCAGCGATCTCGCTGCCCGTGCAGCTGCAGAAATCTCCCAGCGTCAAGGCATCTCGCAAGAACAACAGACCGGACGCAATTCTGCGATCCAGCTACCCGCCACCTTCCAGTAGGACGCTGAACGATCCGGTGACGGATTGCTCTACGTCGGGTTGCTCTGGTAGGTTGGGCGACTCCGATGCCCTCCGGTGCCAGTCTGCGTTGTCGTACCGCGGCATTTGTTCGTCCAGGATTTCACCATCGGAGGACAGTCTTGCGAGGGCTCTTCGCTCATGCCACTCACAACCTTTCTCATTTTTGGAG GAAGGGGAGAGTACTGCAGCAGGAGTGATAAGCTTAGCAGAGTATCTAGGCACTAATGTTGCTGACCATATTCCTGAAACTCCGAACAACCTATCGGAGGAGATGGTGAGATGCATGGCAGGGGTGTTCTGCAAACTTGCAGACCCCCCTTTGGTTCACCATGGCTCGTCGTCTTCGCCAACCTCATCGTTCTCCTCAACAAGTGCGATATCTCCGCAGTATCTCGGTGATATCTGGAGTCCCAATTACAAGAGAGAATCTACTCTAGACTCTCGTTTGATAAACCCTTTCCATGTTGAGGGGTTGAAGGAGTTCAGCGGACCATACAATACAATGGTTGAGGTTCCGCTGATTTGCCGTGATAGTCGGAGGCTAAAAGAGGTTGAGGATCTACTCCAAACCTACAA ATTGATTTTGTACCGGTTGGAAACCGTCGATCTCAGGAGAATGACAAACGAAGAAAAGATTGCATTCTGGGTTAACATACACAACGCCCTGCTGATGCAT GCTTATCTAAAGTATGGCGTCCCACAGAACAATCTGAAGAAGACATCACTACTTGTTAAG GCTTCCTGCAAAATTGCTGGACGTAGCATCAATGTAGCTGTAATCCAAAGCATGGTTCTTGGATGCAACACGCACTGTCCTGGACAG TGGCTACGTACTTTGCTTCACCCAAGGATCAAAAGCAAAGTGGGCAAAGTAGGGCATGTGTGGCAAGCCTTTGCCGTTGCACAATCAGAGCCTCTTTTACGCTTTGCGCTTTGTTCAGGAAGCCATTCTGATCCCGCG GTGAGAGTGTACACTCCAAAGAGGCTGTTCCATCAGCTGGAGGCTGCCAAGGAGGAGTTCATCCGGGCAACGGTGGGCATCTGGAAGGAGCAGAAGATACTGCTTCCAAAGCTCGTCGAAGCGTATGCGAAAGACGTCAAGCTCTCGTCGCAGGGCCTCGTCGACATGGTGCAGCGCTACCTGCCGGAGACCCTGAGGCTGGCAATGCAGAAGTGCCAACAGAGCAGATCGAGCAGGATCATAGAATGGGTGCCACACAACCTGAACTTCCGGTATCTGCTGTCCAGGGACCTGGCATTTCCTCACCTGAACTGA
- the LOC102714164 gene encoding cold-regulated 413 plasma membrane protein 2, with translation MHASKYCRTLLEPSTCPTRLPRNRPDPAPPVHFPSTRPDHQAQNEPIPTSRRAGRHSSVRARRRREGERERGGGGGQAASSAMGKGFMSYLALKTDPAGGEAAQAALIDADLQEISVAARKLANHALLLGGGLGFGTTFLKWLAFFAAVYLLILDRTNWKTNMLTALLVPYIFFTLPGGLFSLLRGEVGKWIAIIAVILRLFFPRHFPDWLELPGAVILLIVVAPNLFASTFRGDLVGIFICLIIGCYLLQEHVKASGGFRNAFRKGNGVSNSIGILLLFIYPVWALVLNFL, from the exons ATGCATGCATCCAAATACTGTAGGACCCTGCTGGAGCCCTCCACGTGTCCCACGAGGCTGCCTCGGAATCGTCCAGATCCAGCGCCACCTGTACACTTCCCATCGACACGACCAGACCACCAAGCCCAAAACGAACCAATCCCAACCTCGCGCAGAGCAGGCAGACACAGCTCGGTCCGCGCGCGGAGAAGacgagagggggagagagagagaggaggaggaggaggccaagcCGCGTCGTCGGCGATGGGGAAGGGATTCATGTCATACCTGGCGCTGAAGACGGACCCGgcgggcggggaggcggcgcaggcggcgctGATCGACGCCGACCTGCAGGAGATCAGCGTGGCGGCGCGGAAGCTCGCCAACCAcgctctcctcctcggcggGGGCCTCGGCTTCGGCACCACCTTCCTCAAGTGGCTCGCCTTCTTCGCCGCCGT GTACCTCCTGATATTGGATCGGACAAACTGGAAGACCAACATGCTAACCGCTCTCTTGGTCCCTTACATTTTCTTTACACTGCCTGGTGGGCTGTTTTCTCTATTGAG GGGAGAGGTTGGAAAATGGATTGCAATAATTGCTGTGATCCTCCGTCTCTTCTTTCCTCGCCACTTCCCTG ATTGGTTAGAGCTGCCTGGAGCTGTGATCCTTCTCATAGTGGTTGCCCCAAACCTGTTCGCGAGCACCTTCCGAGGCGACTTAGTCGGCATCTTCATATGCCTCATCATTGGGTGCTACCTGCTTCAAGAGCACGTCAAGGCGTCAGGTGGATTCAGGAACGCCTTCAGGAAGGGTAACGGAGTGTCCAACAGCATCGGCATTCTCTTGCTCTTCATATACCCTGTCTGGGCCCTAGTGCTGAACTTTCTGTAG
- the LOC102714441 gene encoding CASP-like protein 5C1: MENRERAGAGAVGSAGSLGLRIGQAVFSSASLLFMSVGVEFFSYTAFCFLVTIMGLVIPWSCTLAMIDMYSILVGCPLRVPGVMVIVVIGDWVLAILSLAAASSSAAVIDLLLQFHGSHCSPRFCGRYQLSAMMAFLSWFLTAASSLFNLWFIASR; encoded by the exons ATGGAGAACCGGGAGAGGGCGggggccggcgccgtcgggAGCGCCGGCAGCCTCGGCCTCCGCATCGGGCAGGCCGTCTTCTCGTCGGCGTCCCTGCTGTTCATGTCCGTCGGCGTCGAGTTCTTCAGCTATACTGCCTTTTG CTTCCTAGTTACAATCATGGGCTTGGTGATCCCCTGGAGCTGCACGCTGGCCATGATCGACATGTACTCCATACTTGTAGGGTGCCCTCTTCGGGTACCAGGTGTCATGGTCATCGTCGTCATCGGAGACTGG GTCCTGGCAATACTCTCACTAGCAGCTGCCAGCTCAAGCGCGGCGGTCATCGATCTCCTGCTCCAATTCCATGGATCTCACTGCTCTCCCAGGTTCTGTGGGAGGTATCAGCTCTCCGCGATGATGGCTTTCTTGTCCTGGTTCCTGACAGCCGCTTCCTCACTCTTCAACCTCTGGTTCATTGCCTCCCGGTGA
- the LOC102714716 gene encoding uncharacterized protein LOC102714716, producing the protein MGICVSCDVAEEGAATARVVMPGGELREYSQPATAAMTLEEAGEGWFLCDADGVGFEGRVVAVAGDEELRPGQIYFVLPAEARRRSLTREEVAALAVKASAALVKAATSAAPSAGGGRRRRGAVAPLVFPLPEEEEEDVTAGKAAELKPAVVRKRRVACRGGRATKFSPDLTAIPEAE; encoded by the coding sequence ATGGGCATCTGCGTGTCGTGCGACGTGGCGGaggaaggggcggcgacggcgagggtggTGATGCCTGGCGGCGAGCTGAGGGAGTACTCGCAGCCTgccacggcggcgatgacgcTGGAGGAGGCTGGTGAGGGGTGGTTCCTGTGTGACGCGGATGGGGTGGGGTTCGAGGGGCGtgtcgtggccgtggccggcgacgaggagctccGCCCGGGGCAGATCTACTTCGTGCTCCCCGCCGAGGCGCGGCGCCGCAGCCTCACCCGCGAGGAGGTGGCCGCGCTGGCGGTGAAGGCCAGCGCCGCCCTCGTCAAGGCCGCGACGTCGGCAGCGCCCTCCGCCGGTGGtgggcgtcgccggcgtggcgcTGTGGCGCCGCTTGTGTTCCCGCtccccgaggaggaggaggaggacgtcACGGCGGGGAAGGCGGCCGAGCTCAAGCCGGCGGTGGTGCGGAAGCGGCGGGTGGCGTGCCGAGGCGGAAGGGCGACCAAGTTCTCTCCCGACCTGACCGCCATTCCAGAGGCCGAGTAG